The nucleotide sequence TTTCATAAATTTTTTGAAAAACCGGAGAAATATCGTAGATACCTTCTCTTTCCAAAATTTTTTCGCCTTCGTCGCAGGAAAGGGCCATTTCAGAAATGCCTGAATTTAACGAGATTTTAGCGAGCTCGGGAGGACAGCCACGACCGCTTTGAGAATTTACGATGTAATAAACCGATTCGTCTGCCGGATTGTATTTAAAATCAGAAATGTATGTCGGCCCGCCCACTGTGGCAAAAGAGCTCTCTGTGGTAAGCAAAAGCAGTGAAAATACAAAGACGGACAACGTTCCCTTCAAAAAGGCGCAAGTTTGATTTTTCATAAATTATTTTATAGCCCACCTGTTTTAATCACATGCTCGACGAGCGTGCGCGTTTTTACTATTTATAAAATTCTGTTTCTTCGTAATAATATGATTGCTCCACCCCCTTCATGAAAACTTCGCAGTCGTCAATTTTATTGGTCAAAGCGGCGCGCAGAAGCTCGCGAATCTCGAGGTCATTTACCGGACTGCGCTCCATTGCATTCAAATAGTCGGCTTTATCAATCTTGACCCAATCAACACATTGCTTGAGATTTTTTTTCAACATCAAATCAAGCCAGATCCTCATACTCCGCCCGTTTCCTTCCATAAACGGATGAGCTATATTCATTTCCACATATTTCGCGACGATTTGCTCAAAAGTACTTTCCGACATTTTGTCGATCTTTTTTAAGCTTTCCTCCAGATACAAAGAAGAAGCAAATCGAAAGCCACCTTTGCTTATATCTTTGACGCGGATCTGTCCAGCAAAATCGTAAAGCTTTCCGAATAAATATTCGTGGATTTGTTGCAACCCTCTGGTTGTGCCAACTTCAAAACTTTCAATTTCCCGACTACCAAAAAGTTCTTTGGCTCGTTCTTTGCTGATTTGATCAATATTAGGCATGGTCTAATTATACCATATTTTTATTTTTTAAATTTTTCCTTTTTTTGACTTCCCTGTTTGGACTTTGTAAACGGTCTTATCTGGAAAAGCGAGAGCGTCTCTGATTCTCTCAACTTGTTTTTCTGAAATGTTTTGGGGAAGTTTACCGACGTCAAAATATTCTATTTTGTCGGCTTCGTCGTTTAGCGTAATTTCGCCTCCCGACACTTTACAAATGAACGACAATACGACCTCGTCTACGTCAGGTTTACTGTAAACTCCCGCCAAAC is from bacterium and encodes:
- a CDS encoding Fic family protein yields the protein MPNIDQISKERAKELFGSREIESFEVGTTRGLQQIHEYLFGKLYDFAGQIRVKDISKGGFRFASSLYLEESLKKIDKMSESTFEQIVAKYVEMNIAHPFMEGNGRSMRIWLDLMLKKNLKQCVDWVKIDKADYLNAMERSPVNDLEIRELLRAALTNKIDDCEVFMKGVEQSYYYEETEFYK
- a CDS encoding NUDIX domain-containing protein gives rise to the protein MKSKFTIGIVGIIFDRHKHVLLCHRCDYDLWSLPGGGLERGESPWEGVKREIKEETGFDTDIVSLAGVYSKPDVDEVVLSFICKVSGGEITLNDEADKIEYFDVGKLPQNISEKQVERIRDALAFPDKTVYKVQTGKSKKGKI